From a single Silene latifolia isolate original U9 population chromosome 6, ASM4854445v1, whole genome shotgun sequence genomic region:
- the LOC141586616 gene encoding uncharacterized protein LOC141586616, producing MLVLSQAGPSTSRCTCSSAASTAAVNTRRRNNQPITTLFSKRNTTNLSNNTSNNTRFPLVVAKSSDSNSTPVTKSPPPFQQTDVVSVGQDGVPLEGVIQFDKPSVSSSRVQKWGRIALLAGGDVLALFMFAAIGRFSHGFTVFDAETLRTADPFIAGWFLSAYFLGGYSEDGRGMNGSNKAVSAAAKSWALGIPIGLGIRALTSGHLPPTNFALVTLGSTAVLLIGWRALLFQILPSGGSKKDDVYRKGSPFELFKLLSSLIRRW from the exons ATGCTGGTGCTAAGCCAAGCGGGACCCAGTACCAGCCGATGCACCTGTTCCTCCGCCGCGTCTACCGCTGCAGTCAACACTCGCCGCCGCAACAACCAGCCCATCACCACCCTCTTCTCAAAACGCAACACCACCAATCTTAGCAACAATACTAGTAACAACACTCGATTTCCCCTCGTTGTCGCTAAATCTTCGGATTCCAATTCTACCCCTGTCACCAAATCACCCCCTCCTTTTCAGCAAACCGACGTCGTTTCAGTTGGACAAGACGGTGTTCCTTTGGAAGGTGTTATTCAGTTTGATAAACCATCTGTTTCCTCTTCTCGGGTTCAGAAATGGGG GAGAATTGCATTGTTAGCAGGCGGTGATGTGTTGGCATTGTTTATGTTTGCTGCAATTGGAAGGTTCAGTCATGGGTTCACTGTTTTTGATGCTGAAACGCTGCGCACAGCTGATCCTTTTATTGCAG GATGGTTTCTTAGTGCATATTTTCTGGGAGGATATAGCGAGGATGGTCGAGGGATGAATGGTTCAAATAAGGCTGTTTCGGCTGCTGCTAAATCATGGGCATTGGGTATTCCA ATAGGACTGGGGATAAGAGCATTGACTTCAGGACACCTGCCTCCCACCAATTTCGCTTTGGTGACTCTTGGTAGCACAGCGGTTTTGCTTATCGGTTGGAGGGCACTGTTATTCCAAATTCTTCCCAGTGGCGGGAGCAAAAAAGATGATGTGTACAGGAAAGGAAGTCCGTTTGAATTATTCAAG TTGCTAAGTTCACTTATTAGGAGATGGTGA
- the LOC141587924 gene encoding uncharacterized protein LOC141587924 yields the protein MQFVHHAFTSSDHCPISVKFHDQIHTKAPPFRFELMWTLRDDFSKLLKWLKKRDALLDYKRIYWQQKTRIDKANFGDNNTKYFQNHATIRRNRNGIKQFINKDGALFIDQDLIQQEISNEFKLRFTKNHLCHFDKNEDFRSISGIITDADNNFLTSKVSKEEVKETVFNLAADKSPGPDGYPAEFFRKYWDIVGNSVTKAVLAFFHSSKLLKKVNHTFIALVPKFDNPQSANHFQPISLCSTIYKIISKILATRLRSVLHKVIHPYQGAFTPNRFIQDNILLAHEIFNSFKRKKASNQSCRTIKSILDNFCTISGQFVNFDKSTFQCTRNIDRSLRGSFRGILGMNEEAHLGKYLGCPLIDGRVTKNMFESIINSSCAQLSKWKANSLSQVGRLVLVNANLASKGTFQMQSSLLPSSIHNKLDKINRDFLWNKNPTQRSPNLIGWHKVCLPKSLGGLGIKFSEVANKTLQMKLLWKILMEKDNIWVKVVTKKYLRIYSLFEHKPNSVCSWQWRKLMSIRDMFRKGLRWQVGNGSNIKFWTDSWVFSYPLTRNIDGHSNLDLNLLVKDFITPDKQWDVSKLSDIVSNDIVNQIVNIPLPHNDIPDTLLWGLSVDGNFSTKTATCKIIMLCNSSIKIWNETRYKDLNNPDKDVSVRNTTTKEEIWWEKPKNGFLKLNFDGSKIDGNKAALGYSIREHNDTWQK from the exons ATGCAGTTTGTGCATCATGCGTTCACTAGCTCCGACCATTGTCCAATTTCTGTGAAGTTTCATGACCAAATTCATACGAAAGCCCCGCCTTTTCGATTTGAACTTATGTGGACTCTTCGAGATGATTTTagtaaattg TTGAAATGGCTAAAAAAGCGTGATGCCCTCCTCGACTACAAACGTATCTATTGGCAACAAAAAACTCGAATAGACAAAGCTAACTTTGGAGATAATAATACTAAGTATTTTCAAAATCATGCTACAATTAGACGTAATAGAAATGGTATTAAGCAATTTATTAATAAGGATGGTGCTCTTTTTATTGATCAAGATCTCATTCAACAAGAGATATCTAATGAGTTCAAATTGAGGTTTACAAAGAATCATCTTTGTCATTTTGATAAAAATGAGGACTTTAGGTCTATTAGTGGAATAATAACGGATGCAGATAACAACTTTCTTACGAGTAAGGTTAGTAAGGAAGAGGTTAAAGAAACTGTTTTCAATTTAGCTGCAGATAAAAGTCCTGGACCTGATGGCTATCCTGCAGAATTTTTTCGAAAATACTGGGATATAGTAGGAAATTCTGTTACCAAAGCAGTTTTAGCATTTTTCCATTCTAGTAAACTTCTTAAAAAAGTCAATCATACTTTTATAGCATTAGTCCCTAAATTTGATAACCCCCAATCAGCAAACCATTTTCAGCCAATTAGTCTTtgttcaacaatttataaaattatatcGAAAATTTTAGCAACTCGTCTCCGAAGTGTATTACATAAGGTTATACATCCGTATCAAGGTGCATTTACACCTAATCGTTTTATTCAGGATAATATCCTTCTAGCGCATGAGATCTTTAACTCTTTTAAGCGTAAAAAAG CCTCTAATCAGAGCTGTAGAACTATTAAATCTATTTTGGATAATTTTTGCACGATTTCTGGACAATTTGTTAATTTCGACAAATCGACTTTCCAGTGCACTAGAAATATTGATCGCTCACTTCGTGGGTCTTTTCGAGGTATTCTTGGTATGAACGAAGAAGCTCATTTGGGTAAGTACTTAGGTTGCCCTTTAATTGACGGCAGAGTTACTAAAAATATGTTTGAAAGTATTATTAATTCCTCTTGCGctcaattatcgaaatggaaagcgaattctttATCGCAAGTTGGTAGACTGGTTCTTGTTAATGCTAACCTTGCCTCGAAGGGAACCTTTCAAATGCAAAGTTCCCTCCTTCCCTCAAGTATCCATAACAAATTAGACAAAATTAATAGAGATTTTTTATGGAATAAGAATCCTACACAGCGTTCTCCTAATTTAattggttggcataaagtttgtttaccaaagtctCTTGGTGGAttaggaataaaattctctgaagTAGCTAATAAAACccttcaaatgaaacttttatggaaaattcttatggaaAAAGATAatatatgggtcaaagtggtaaCTAAGAAATATTTGAGAATTTATTCACTTTTTGAACATAAGCCTAATTCAGTTTGCTCCTGGCAATGGCGTAAACTCATGAGTATTCGGGACATGTTTAGAAAGGGGTtgagatggcaggtaggtaatggtagcaaTATCAAATTTTGGACTGACAGTTGGGTCTTTTCTTACCCTCTTACTAGAAATATAGATGGTCATAGTAACCTTGATCTaaatcttttggttaaagatttcataacccCTGATAAACAATGGGATGTTAGTAAATTATCAGATATAGTAAGTAATGATATTGTTAACCAGATAGTTAATATTCCATTGCCACAcaatgatattccagatacccttCTTTGGGGATTGTCTGTGGATGGAAATTTTTCGACCAAAACAGCGACATG CAAAATTATCATGTTATGTAATAGTAGCATCAAGATTTGGAATGAGACTAGATATAAGGATCTTAACAATCCTGATAAAGACGTGTCAGTTAGAAATACTACTActaaggaagaaatttggtgggagaAACCTAAAAATGGgtttctaaagctaaattttgacggatcaaaAATAGATGGTAACAAAGCTGCtctaggatattctataagagaacataatg ATACATGGCAAAAGTAA